The DNA region TCATCGGGGTCCCACTGGCCGGGGTGGACGCCGTCTGGATTTATCCTCACATTGTTCCAGTAGTTCACATCTCCTTTCTCGTAGGGGATGTATACGGGGCCGGTCTCGTAGTGGAGGTAGACGTCGATGGAACTTATATCGACGACCGGTTCGCTCCCGGTGTTATCCACCTTGACGGAGAGGCTCTGGTTGTTCAAGGTCGTCTCCTGGATCGCGATCGCTGTTCGCATCCGGGCCTCCTGCTGAGCGGCAAGGCTGCTCTGCGCCTCGACCAGCACCTCGGTGGTGGCGAGGGTGCCGCCGATCAGGACGTAGGCGGTGACGACGAGAAGGAGGATGCCGACACCGGATGCGACGATTGGTCCCGCGCTCATCTTCAACCACCCGCGGTAAACGTGGTCGAACGGTAGACGCCTGTTGGGAGTACGAACTGGAAGTAGACCACATCGCCCACGCCCGGGATCTTTGAGGTCATTCCTTCGATATAGAGTGTCTCGCCGGGGTCCCACTGGCCGTTGGTGTCCTCCAGGATCTCGTATTTCCATGTCCCTTCGGGGAGCGATGTGGAATACGTCAGCCGGGTGAAGTCGCCCTCCGCCCCCAGGAAGACGTCGGCCTTATCGATCTCAGTGCTGGCGACCCTGCCGGTGCCGACGTTCTTTATCCAGATCTTGGCGGTGTTGTTACTCCCACTGGCGTAGGTCGCGACTATCCGTATATCGGTGCTCAACCGTTCGTCAACGGCATGGGAGGAGGAGGATATGGTGCCCGAGAGGGAGTAGATCACTGGAAAAACTGCGTTAATCAGTACGCCAGCCGATATGACGGCGGCGATAAGGAACATCGCTGTGGTGATTGCTTCGCTTGACATTCGCTGATCCTGTCCATTCTACCCGGTCCTGTTAGATCCTGTCAAGAAGTTCGGCCCAGGTGTCGCCGGCATCCCGCTCTGCCTGAGGCTCCCCCTTCTGCTCTTTTGCGCCGCGCCGCGAGTGCATCAGCACCTCGATCATCTCCCGGTCGAGCGTGGAGTCCTCGGGGTCAAGGATCCGGTTCAGGACGTAGAGTTCGGAGACAAACTCGTTTGGGCCGATCTCCTCTGTCACTTTACTGGTATCGGCTACCATCCGCATGATCTCGCGGATCTGCCCGGCTACATCCTCGCTGATGTAGCCCATCGACTGGTAGGCGTCGATCATGATACTCATGCGCTCGCGGCCGTACCTGCTGCATCCCTGGTTCACCCACTCGAAGAGCCGGTGGACCTTCTGGAGTTTGAGTTTTGAGGGGGGTTTTGGCCTGGAGTCCTCGGCGGGGGGCGGGGTGTAGACCGTTCCGGCCCCTGCCGCAGGAAGACCGGGGAGGGGGGCGGCCGCCCTGGCCATGGGAGGGGACTCTGCGGGGTTTGGGGCCGGGGGTGAAACCTCCACCGCGGCATCCGTGTCTGGAACCTTCTCATCATCCATTTTGGCCGGGGTGTCAGCAGGGGTTTCCGACCGGGCCTTCGCACGAACGGAGGCAGAACTTGTGAACGGGTTGTCCAGCTCGTTCAGCCGTTCCCGCAGGTCGATGAGCAGCCGTTTGATCGACGTCTTGACGAAGTCCAGTTCCTTCTCGAGGGCGTCGAGGCGGGCCTCAGGGTCATCCGAAGATACACCCGCAAGTATCTTATCGATCTGAGCCTGGTCTACCCCAGCCATTATGGTGATTTATATAACCACTATTATTTATAAACTTTTGCCACAATAGATCCCCGGTTTTATTCTGGTTCGGGGTATTCTGAGGTGTGTTGCCCGGACGGTGTGGGGCTGGGAAACCAGGGGTGTCCCACTGGCGGCCGGAGGGGGCCTCTGCCATCCGCGCCCCGGCATGGTGGGGTATGAGCCCGCCGGGCC from Methanoculleus receptaculi includes:
- a CDS encoding flagellar protein FlaF, coding for MSAGPIVASGVGILLLVVTAYVLIGGTLATTEVLVEAQSSLAAQQEARMRTAIAIQETTLNNQSLSVKVDNTGSEPVVDISSIDVYLHYETGPVYIPYEKGDVNYWNNVRINPDGVHPGQWDPDETLTLIVTFEEDATPICVQVVTPNGVSASTYITR
- a CDS encoding flagellin, with protein sequence MSSEAITTAMFLIAAVISAGVLINAVFPVIYSLSGTISSSSHAVDERLSTDIRIVATYASGSNNTAKIWIKNVGTGRVASTEIDKADVFLGAEGDFTRLTYSTSLPEGTWKYEILEDTNGQWDPGETLYIEGMTSKIPGVGDVVYFQFVLPTGVYRSTTFTAGG
- a CDS encoding FlaD/FlaE family flagellar protein, giving the protein MAGVDQAQIDKILAGVSSDDPEARLDALEKELDFVKTSIKRLLIDLRERLNELDNPFTSSASVRAKARSETPADTPAKMDDEKVPDTDAAVEVSPPAPNPAESPPMARAAAPLPGLPAAGAGTVYTPPPAEDSRPKPPSKLKLQKVHRLFEWVNQGCSRYGRERMSIMIDAYQSMGYISEDVAGQIREIMRMVADTSKVTEEIGPNEFVSELYVLNRILDPEDSTLDREMIEVLMHSRRGAKEQKGEPQAERDAGDTWAELLDRI